One Anabaena sphaerica FACHB-251 DNA window includes the following coding sequences:
- a CDS encoding glycosyltransferase family 4 protein, with the protein MRIALFTETFLPKVDGIVTRLRHTVDHLQRDGNQVLVFAPEGGITEHKGAKVYGVTGFPLPLYPELKLALPRPAIGHALEEFKPDIIHVVNPAVLGLSGIFYSKVLKVPLVASYHTHLPQYLQHYGLGMLEGLLWELLKGAHNQAELNLCTSTAMIEELSGHGIERLDLWQRGVDTELFHPDLASAEMRSRLSQNYPESPLLLYVGRLSAEKEIERIKPILEAIPDARLALVGDGPNRQNLEKHFAGTNTHFVGYLMGKELGSAFASADTFIFPSRTETLGLVLLEAMAAGCPVVAARSGGIPDIVTDGVNGYLFDPKGDIQEAIDVTIKLLKHRREITIIRENARKEAERWGWSAATRQLQDYYQKIVLKN; encoded by the coding sequence CATCTGCAAAGGGATGGAAATCAAGTATTAGTATTTGCCCCAGAAGGTGGAATCACGGAACATAAAGGAGCGAAAGTTTACGGTGTTACTGGTTTTCCTCTGCCTCTATATCCAGAGTTGAAATTAGCACTTCCTCGTCCTGCCATTGGTCACGCTTTAGAAGAATTTAAGCCGGATATTATTCATGTGGTTAATCCCGCAGTTTTGGGATTATCAGGCATTTTTTATAGTAAAGTCTTAAAAGTTCCCTTGGTGGCTTCTTACCATACCCATCTACCTCAATATCTGCAACACTACGGCTTGGGAATGTTAGAAGGTTTACTTTGGGAATTACTTAAAGGCGCTCATAATCAAGCTGAGTTAAATTTGTGTACCTCGACAGCAATGATAGAGGAACTGTCAGGACATGGGATTGAAAGATTAGATTTGTGGCAACGGGGGGTAGATACAGAATTATTTCATCCTGATCTAGCTAGTGCGGAAATGCGATCGCGCTTATCCCAAAATTATCCAGAAAGCCCCTTACTACTTTATGTTGGTCGTCTTTCAGCTGAAAAAGAAATTGAGCGCATCAAACCGATTTTAGAGGCTATTCCTGATGCGCGTTTAGCCTTGGTTGGAGATGGACCAAATCGCCAAAATCTAGAAAAACACTTTGCTGGGACAAACACCCATTTTGTTGGTTATCTAATGGGTAAAGAGTTGGGTTCTGCCTTTGCTAGTGCTGATACCTTTATTTTTCCCTCTCGCACAGAAACACTGGGATTAGTGCTACTAGAAGCTATGGCCGCTGGGTGTCCAGTAGTCGCAGCCCGTTCTGGTGGGATTCCTGATATTGTTACAGATGGTGTAAATGGTTATCTTTTTGACCCTAAAGGGGATATTCAAGAAGCTATTGATGTTACTATAAAGTTGTTAAAACACAGACGTGAAATAACTATTATCCGTGAGAATGCCCGTAAGGAAGCAGAAAGATGGGGATGGAGTGCTGCTACACGACAGTTGCAAGATTACTATCAAAAAATAGTGTTAAAAAATTAA